From the genome of Ralstonia pickettii, one region includes:
- a CDS encoding TetR family transcriptional regulator, whose translation MVRRTKEEALETRNRILDAAEDVFYARGVARTSLSDIAQAAGVTRGAIYWHFRNKTDVFAAMCERVKLPMETMCTPLGVEADDPLGELRTVGNFLLRQLVEDAHWRKVFEIMFNKCEFVEDTSPILKRQQESFEEGMAHLTSIIEQATRRGQLPADLDIPLAVAHFHATFNGIMGDYLFYPDASSLATKRERLLDACIDTLKYAPSLRLEPAAAAAAHTGASA comes from the coding sequence ATGGTCAGACGAACAAAGGAAGAAGCCCTGGAAACACGTAACCGCATTCTGGATGCGGCGGAAGACGTGTTCTATGCGCGCGGCGTGGCACGCACATCCCTGTCGGATATCGCCCAGGCTGCGGGCGTGACGCGCGGCGCCATCTACTGGCACTTCCGCAACAAGACTGACGTGTTTGCGGCCATGTGCGAGCGTGTGAAGTTGCCGATGGAGACGATGTGCACCCCACTGGGCGTGGAGGCCGATGATCCGCTGGGCGAATTGCGCACCGTGGGCAACTTCCTGCTGCGGCAACTCGTGGAAGACGCGCACTGGCGCAAGGTCTTCGAGATCATGTTCAACAAGTGCGAGTTCGTCGAAGACACAAGCCCCATCCTCAAGCGCCAGCAGGAATCGTTTGAAGAAGGCATGGCCCATCTGACGAGCATCATCGAGCAGGCGACGCGGCGCGGGCAGTTGCCGGCCGACCTCGACATCCCGCTGGCCGTGGCGCATTTCCACGCCACGTTCAACGGCATCATGGGCGATTACCTTTTCTATCCGGACGCCTCCAGCCTCGCCACCAAGCGCGAACGTCTGCTGGATGCCTGCATCGACACCCTCAAATATGCGCCGTCGCTGCGGCTTGAGCCGGCAGCGGCAGCGGCCGCCCACACCGGGGCCTCGGCATGA